The Pseudomonas sp. MM223 genome segment GATCCCCAGGTCGAACCCGTCCATCACCACGTACATCATGACGCCAAAGATGATGATCACGGCCCAGATCAGCGGAAGGTCGATACCCATGGCTCAGTCCTCCTTGCTCAGGCTGGCAGTCTTGGCCTCATGGCCATCATCGGCGGCAGACAGCGGCCGCGCCGGCGTGCGTTTCTGGCCAGGGCCGCCCGGTGTGTGCTCGTCGCCTTCGCCAGTCTGCGGCCCTTTGCGCACCAGGCGCATCATGTAGCCAAGGCCTGTGCCGAACAGGGCGAAATACACCACCACGAACGCCACCAAGGTGAAACCAAGCTGGGCGTAGCTGTGATTGGACACCCCATCCGCCGTGCGCATCAGGCCATACACCACCCACGGCTGGCGGCCGATCTCGGTGGTAAACCAGCCAGCCAGCAATGCGATCAACCCGGAAGGCCCCATCCATAGCGCCAGGTACAGGAACGGGCGCGAGGTGTAGAGCGTGCCGCGCTTGCGCAGCCACAGGCTCCACAGGCCAACGAAGATCATCAGCAAGCCCAGCCCGACCATGATCCGGAATGACCAGAAGACGATGGTCGAGTTGGGCCGGTCCTCGGGCGGAAACTCCTTCATCGCCGGCACCTGTTTGTCCAGGCTGTGGGTGAGGATGAGGCTGCCGAGCGCCGGGATTTCTACCTTGAAGCGCGTGGTCTCAGCCTTCATGTCGGGGATACCGAACAGGATCAGCGGGGTCGGCTCGCCAGGCACATTCTCCCAGTGCCCTTCGATTGCCGCGATTTTTACCGGCTGGTGCTTGAGCGTATTCAGGCCATGGAAGTCGCCGATTACCGCCTGGATCGGAGCAACGATCAACGCCATCCACATGGCCATCGACAGCATCTTGCGCACCGCCGGGTTGTCACGCCCACGCAGCAGGTGCCAGGCCGCCGAGGCGCCGACGAAAAACGCCGTGGAAACGAACGCGGCCGTGGCCATGTGCATCAGCCGGTAGGGGAACGAGGGGTTGAACACCACCGCAAACCAGTCGACCGGCACCACCCGGCCATCGATGATCTCGTGGCCTTGTGGGGTTTGCATCCAACTGTTGGAGGCAAGGATCCAGAACGTGGAGACCAGCGTGCCAAGCGCCACCATGCACGTGGAGAAAAAATGCAGGCCGCGGCCCACACGGTTCCAGCCAAACAGCATGACGCCGAGGAAACCAGCCTCAAGGAAGAAGGCGGTCAGTACCTCGTAGGTCAGCAACGGCCCGGTAACGGCGCCAGCAAACTCGGAAAAGCGGCTCCAGTTGGTACCGAACTGGTAGGCCATGACAAGGCCTGAGACCACGCCCATGCCAAAGTTGACGGCGAAGATCTTCGACCAGAAGTGATAGAGGTCACGGTAGACCTGTTGGTGGGTCCGCAGCCAGAGGCCTTCGAGGACTGCCAGGTAGCTGGCCAGGCCAATGGTGATGGCCGGGAACAGGATGTGGAACGACACGGTAAAGGCAAACTGCATTCGGGCGAGCTCTAAGGCCTCTATTCCGAACATGGTGCTTCCTCTTCAGATAATCCGGCGTCCGGGCTTGTGGCCCCAGTCGCCCACTGCCCCCACTTGGTCGAGTACGGCGCGTTGGAATTGTTCTGTTCGATCGCAGGGATTCCGGCCCAGAGGGCCCATTCGTTGAACACGCTGTTGCAAAAGCAACGATTGACCCAGATCAACGAATGCTAGGAAGCATAGTCCCGAATAGACCGGCGGGCCGTGTGGTTGTTTGCCGCGTGACCCGTTGCCCCACCCTCTTTCATAACGCGTGAAAAAGTGCCGAACCGGGCAAACAGTAACTACTTGTTACA includes the following:
- the cydA_2 gene encoding Cytochrome bd-I ubiquinol oxidase subunit 1 (*Name cydA_2) translates to MFGIEALELARMQFAFTVSFHILFPAITIGLASYLAVLEGLWLRTHQQVYRDLYHFWSKIFAVNFGMGVVSGLVMAYQFGTNWSRFSEFAGAVTGPLLTYEVLTAFFLEAGFLGVMLFGWNRVGRGLHFFSTCMVALGTLVSTFWILASNSWMQTPQGHEIIDGRVVPVDWFAVVFNPSFPYRLMHMATAAFVSTAFFVGASAAWHLLRGRDNPAVRKMLSMAMWMALIVAPIQAVIGDFHGLNTLKHQPVKIAAIEGHWENVPGEPTPLILFGIPDMKAETTRFKVEIPALGSLILTHSLDKQVPAMKEFPPEDRPNSTIVFWSFRIMVGLGLLMIFVGLWSLWLRKRGTLYTSRPFLYLALWMGPSGLIALLAGWFTTEIGRQPWVVYGLMRTADGVSNHSYAQLGFTLVAFVVVYFALFGTGLGYMMRLVRKGPQTGEGDEHTPGGPGQKRTPARPLSAADDGHEAKTASLSKED